From the Synechococcus sp. Nb3U1 genome, one window contains:
- a CDS encoding serine/threonine-protein kinase produces MPNCYCLNPACSQPENPPEASTCAACGHPLLVRNRYRAFKRIGQGGFGSTFLVRDQDMPSKPWRVIKQLRPVENSPQIAKLSEELFNREAQVLERLGEHSQIPKLFAHFQEGGKFYLVQEFVQGITLSQEMHRNGPFSEEQARQVMQEVLLILSYVHSHNTVHRDIKPANLIRRKEDQRLVLIDFGAVKELGPAHEQVVEVTAIRSLGFSPPEQVQGQAVGPSSDLYALAATCINLMTLESPAKFYDHDTGQWDWSNRLQLSPEFNAILTRMLQQTVNQRFATATEVLRALQGMSLEEINGPVSQPIVLPHHPVGISPSPSMISSHWARRRSEGFSQPTPIARPTAGGIPSGGLGTTPTGFISTTGFAQGRVTSTTGFGRVKPATPPRNQSMAGADLRGQSFANQNLAGQDLRRADLRGADFSGANLQRADLRGILFNTPQPSWLQALSRLFGRAKTLGGIAAGLGGLLGSGLLAFLIIRLATGNLVYALGAALIALVVAGSVLWSMTGRVSLAQHTEETNKRFTSFRKADLRGAQMDEKFREFARRQGALLG; encoded by the coding sequence ATGCCCAACTGTTACTGCCTCAATCCTGCCTGTTCGCAGCCGGAAAACCCGCCGGAGGCTTCCACTTGTGCAGCTTGTGGCCATCCGCTTCTGGTTCGCAATCGCTATCGGGCATTCAAACGAATTGGGCAAGGGGGCTTTGGCTCCACTTTCCTGGTGCGCGACCAAGATATGCCCTCCAAACCTTGGCGGGTGATCAAGCAGCTACGCCCAGTGGAGAATTCACCGCAAATTGCCAAGCTTTCAGAAGAACTGTTTAACCGCGAAGCCCAGGTGTTGGAGCGTCTTGGGGAACATTCACAAATTCCCAAGCTGTTTGCCCACTTTCAGGAGGGTGGCAAATTTTATTTGGTGCAGGAGTTCGTTCAGGGCATCACCCTCTCCCAAGAAATGCACCGCAATGGGCCTTTTTCGGAGGAACAAGCCCGACAGGTGATGCAGGAGGTGCTGCTGATCCTCAGCTATGTCCACAGCCACAACACGGTTCACCGCGATATCAAGCCCGCCAACCTGATCCGCCGCAAAGAGGATCAGCGGTTGGTGCTAATCGACTTTGGGGCCGTGAAGGAGCTGGGCCCGGCCCATGAACAAGTGGTGGAAGTGACGGCGATTCGTTCCCTAGGCTTTTCTCCTCCAGAGCAGGTGCAGGGGCAGGCGGTAGGCCCCTCCAGCGATCTTTATGCCTTGGCGGCCACTTGCATCAACTTAATGACCTTAGAATCGCCGGCCAAGTTTTATGACCACGACACGGGTCAGTGGGATTGGTCGAACCGTCTACAGCTCAGCCCGGAATTCAACGCCATTTTGACCCGGATGTTGCAGCAGACTGTAAATCAACGGTTTGCTACGGCGACCGAAGTGTTGCGGGCGCTCCAGGGGATGTCGCTAGAGGAAATTAACGGCCCGGTTTCTCAGCCGATAGTTTTACCCCATCACCCGGTCGGCATCAGTCCGAGTCCGTCGATGATCTCCAGTCACTGGGCCAGACGCCGTTCGGAGGGATTTTCCCAGCCCACACCGATCGCGCGACCCACCGCTGGCGGGATCCCCTCTGGGGGTCTAGGGACTACCCCCACTGGGTTCATCAGCACCACTGGGTTTGCTCAAGGTCGGGTTACCAGCACTACGGGTTTCGGACGAGTCAAACCTGCCACGCCACCCCGAAATCAGTCTATGGCCGGAGCCGATTTGCGCGGACAATCTTTTGCCAACCAAAACTTGGCTGGTCAGGATCTGCGGCGGGCGGATCTGCGGGGAGCGGATTTTTCGGGGGCCAACCTCCAGCGGGCCGATCTGCGCGGGATCCTCTTCAATACCCCTCAACCCAGTTGGTTACAGGCCCTCAGCAGGTTGTTTGGGCGGGCCAAGACTCTGGGGGGAATCGCAGCTGGCTTGGGGGGGTTGCTGGGCTCAGGGCTCCTGGCCTTTTTGATTATCCGCCTTGCCACAGGTAATTTGGTCTACGCTTTGGGAGCAGCTTTGATCGCTTTGGTGGTGGCCGGCTCGGTGCTTTGGTCGATGACAGGGCGGGTGAGCTTGGCCCAACACACAGAGGAAACCAACAAACGCTTTACCAGCTTTCGCAAAGCTGACCTACGGGGGGCACAGATGGATGAGAAGTTCCGGGAGTTTGCCCGGCGGCAGGGTGCCTTGCTGGGTTAG
- the lnt gene encoding apolipoprotein N-acyltransferase, translated as MTILLLCLGSPNRWLHWFPGALLGLAPLFYLCEQRQGWRRLGLAYSLWFCVCLYAFWVDPFSVKVLSAWEILGGFVVAPLIPLFFTTATLLSLYLSRPLPAWVRPLGIATVWTGLDGLLGLLWSPIPFHWGSLLFDWPLGIQMADVTGIWGVTFFAVFVNGLLWQVATQGWQIWKNQLSDRSTLWRTLALGLGLSGAVLAYGGWRLAYFDNWAAGAGAPRFRVGAVQQVAWLEADRSWEYRIERYRELHQLSRQAVAKGAELVIWPEGALRARLLNTGLEPYVLEPMQGILLPTGALITGATEPDPRTVDLPDDQMQFFNTALLFDAQGNLLDLFGKQWIFPYFESGRYVPSPDGYRPLAGGERFGALGVMVCLESVLPAPSRTLTRNGAESLIVISDDSWFGNSHWPMLHGKLSVFRAIENRRSVVFVNNTGGNLVVDPSGRLQQVGPIFQRGVITGEVMRRSEQTFFSRSGDWMAWLTLALSFGLLRWRWGSRARRG; from the coding sequence TTGACCATTCTGCTGCTCTGCCTGGGCTCCCCCAATCGTTGGCTGCACTGGTTCCCGGGGGCACTGCTGGGTTTGGCGCCGCTGTTTTATCTGTGTGAACAACGGCAAGGATGGCGGCGACTGGGCTTGGCCTACAGCCTTTGGTTCTGTGTTTGTCTCTATGCCTTCTGGGTGGATCCCTTTTCCGTCAAGGTGCTCAGCGCTTGGGAGATCCTGGGCGGATTTGTGGTCGCTCCGCTTATTCCGCTGTTTTTCACCACCGCTACGCTGCTCAGCCTTTACCTCAGTCGGCCCCTGCCCGCTTGGGTGCGTCCTCTGGGCATAGCCACCGTCTGGACAGGGTTGGATGGATTGTTGGGCTTGCTGTGGTCTCCAATTCCCTTCCATTGGGGATCCCTGCTGTTTGACTGGCCTTTAGGGATCCAAATGGCCGATGTGACAGGCATCTGGGGCGTGACCTTCTTCGCGGTGTTCGTCAATGGGCTGCTCTGGCAAGTGGCCACCCAAGGTTGGCAGATCTGGAAGAACCAGCTCTCTGACCGTTCAACCCTCTGGCGGACGCTGGCTTTGGGGTTAGGTCTGAGTGGAGCCGTATTGGCCTATGGGGGCTGGCGGTTGGCGTATTTCGATAACTGGGCGGCGGGCGCAGGGGCTCCCCGTTTTCGGGTGGGGGCTGTACAGCAGGTGGCTTGGTTGGAGGCAGATCGCAGTTGGGAGTATCGCATAGAGCGGTATCGAGAGCTGCATCAACTTTCTAGGCAGGCGGTGGCGAAAGGGGCGGAGTTGGTGATCTGGCCGGAGGGGGCGTTGCGGGCGCGGTTGCTCAACACGGGGTTGGAACCCTATGTGCTCGAGCCAATGCAAGGGATCCTCCTCCCCACAGGAGCGCTGATTACGGGTGCCACTGAGCCGGATCCCCGCACAGTGGATCTGCCTGATGATCAAATGCAGTTTTTCAACACCGCCCTGCTGTTCGATGCTCAGGGTAATCTGCTGGATTTGTTTGGCAAGCAGTGGATTTTTCCCTATTTCGAGTCGGGGCGGTATGTGCCTTCACCGGATGGATATCGGCCTCTGGCGGGAGGTGAGCGTTTCGGGGCTCTGGGGGTGATGGTCTGTCTGGAGAGTGTTTTGCCTGCGCCGAGTCGGACGTTGACTCGCAATGGGGCAGAGTCTTTGATTGTGATCTCGGATGATAGCTGGTTTGGCAACAGTCACTGGCCGATGCTGCACGGCAAGCTTTCGGTTTTCCGGGCTATTGAAAATCGGCGGAGCGTAGTGTTCGTGAACAATACCGGCGGCAATTTGGTGGTGGATCCCTCGGGGCGGCTGCAACAGGTAGGCCCGATTTTTCAGCGGGGGGTGATTACTGGAGAGGTGATGCGGCGCTCGGAGCAAACCTTTTTCAGCCGCAGCGGCGATTGGATGGCATGGCTAACCCTGGCATTGTCTTTCGGATTGTTGCGCTGGCGTTGGGGATCCCGAGCGCGGCGGGGATGA
- a CDS encoding DUF305 domain-containing protein — MIRNKAAYGLILTSVVALAEIGMGLRAESAAHVKNADPSVHGTHAMSLGPADEAFDLRFIDAMIPHHEGAVIMAKEALEKSQRPEIRQLAEAILAAQSEEIEQMQAWRPSWYPEAPRYPLMWHEEMGHMMAMTPERLSDMRMDSDLGSANDWFDLRFIEAMIRHHEGAVIMAEEALEKSQRPEIRQLAEAILASQQAEIDQMRGWREQWYPQ, encoded by the coding sequence ATGATCCGGAACAAAGCAGCCTATGGCCTGATCCTGACCAGTGTGGTTGCCCTTGCGGAGATTGGAATGGGTTTAAGAGCAGAATCGGCTGCTCATGTGAAAAATGCGGATCCCTCTGTCCATGGGACTCACGCGATGAGCTTGGGCCCTGCAGATGAAGCTTTTGATTTGCGCTTTATCGATGCCATGATTCCTCACCATGAAGGGGCTGTGATCATGGCAAAAGAGGCCCTGGAAAAATCCCAACGGCCTGAAATTCGCCAGTTGGCGGAGGCGATTTTGGCGGCCCAAAGCGAAGAAATTGAGCAAATGCAGGCTTGGCGGCCGAGTTGGTACCCAGAGGCACCCCGTTATCCGCTGATGTGGCATGAGGAGATGGGGCACATGATGGCGATGACCCCGGAAAGACTCTCCGATATGCGCATGGATAGTGATTTGGGATCTGCCAACGATTGGTTTGATTTGCGCTTTATCGAGGCGATGATCCGCCACCATGAAGGGGCTGTGATCATGGCAGAAGAGGCCCTAGAAAAATCCCAACGGCCTGAAATTCGCCAGTTGGCGGAGGCGATTTTGGCCAGCCAACAGGCGGAGATCGATCAAATGCGCGGCTGGCGAGAGCAGTGGTATCCGCAATAA
- the upp gene encoding uracil phosphoribosyltransferase, which translates to MTGQVITIDHPLVQHKLSLMRRVETTTAEFRALMREISLLMAYEVTRDLPLKPESIQTPMASMLAPMLAAEKKLVLVSIMRAGQGILDGMLELIPAARVGHIGLYRDPHTLIPIEYYFKVPTDIEDREVLVVDPMLATGHSATAAVLRLRQTRPKSIRFVCLVAAPEGIQHFHEQNPDVPIYTAAVDDGLDEHGYIIPGLGDAGDRLFGTR; encoded by the coding sequence ATGACCGGCCAGGTGATTACCATCGACCATCCCCTGGTGCAGCACAAACTCAGCCTCATGCGCCGCGTTGAGACCACCACCGCCGAATTTCGGGCCCTGATGCGGGAGATCAGTCTGCTGATGGCCTACGAGGTCACCCGCGATTTGCCCCTCAAACCGGAATCGATCCAAACCCCAATGGCTTCGATGTTGGCGCCGATGCTGGCAGCAGAGAAAAAGTTGGTGCTCGTCTCGATCATGCGGGCTGGACAAGGGATCCTTGACGGCATGTTGGAGCTGATCCCGGCAGCACGGGTAGGGCATATCGGCCTATACCGGGATCCCCATACCCTGATCCCCATCGAGTACTACTTCAAGGTGCCCACTGATATTGAGGATCGGGAGGTGTTGGTGGTGGATCCGATGTTGGCTACAGGCCATTCAGCCACTGCAGCTGTTCTCCGTCTGCGTCAGACCCGCCCCAAGTCGATCCGCTTTGTCTGTTTGGTGGCTGCCCCAGAAGGGATCCAACATTTCCATGAGCAGAACCCCGATGTACCCATCTACACTGCCGCAGTGGATGACGGCCTAGATGAGCACGGCTACATCATCCCCGGCCTGGGGGATGCGGGGGATCGCCTGTTTGGTACCCGTTGA